The genomic DNA AGTACCTACAAATGTTGCAAAAGCAATAATCGAAGAAAGAATGAAATAATTTTATAAATAAAGAATAGGAGGCAAAAAATGGCTAAAGAAAAATTTGAAAGAAGTAAACCACATGTAAACGTTGGAACAATAGGACACGTTGACCATGGTAAAACAACAAC from Hypnocyclicus thermotrophus includes the following:
- a CDS encoding GTP-binding protein — translated: MAKEKFERSKPHVNVGTIGHVDHGKTTT